The genomic stretch TATTGGATGTAGGGACGTCCTAAAATCTAATTGGTTTGTTATAGGCACCGGATACAGAGCTTCTCCGATTTTAGTATTCGGTGTATAACCAAATGAGCACATTTAAGGTTCATGTAAAACATTTATTCAACATTATTTAACAATAGGTTTATCTGGGGAAGGAAATTATGGGAAGGAAACAAACTATAAAACTACTGGGGATTTTAGTGGTGTGTCTTTTTATCTCAGCCTGTGAAAAAAACGTTACAGATAATTCACAAAATGTCAATAACAGAACCAATTCAACTGCTGAAACCTCAAAAGAGATTACCGGTGTGAGCAAGCCGATGGATGTTGGTGATAATGAAAAAAATATTGCATTTGTCAACGGTTTAAAAGATGAGAGCCTGAAAGTCAAGATTGAAGATAAGGATAACGGAGTTCTCAGTCTGAATGTCAAAGAAGAAAGCAATCTTGTGCTCATGTGCAAGGATTCCGTTAACGATATTATTTATTATGTGAATTATGGAAGAGATTATTTTATATATCGTATAAAAGAGGGTAAAGTTGAACCGGCGGTAAAAATGCCTGCGAAACGTCTTTTTTTTATGGGGGATAAAGTCTATTTCATGCTGGAAACCTATGACATTTACAATCTTATAGATATGCAGGAAGGAAATATATTCTGTTATGATCCGGGAACAGGCGATATTAAAAAAATATTTGACGGGTCAGCAGCTGTCATGTCTGTATATAAGGATGGTATTTATTATAAGGTAGAAAATAATGCAGAGATGTCTCTTTATTGTTATTCTTTCGCCGAGGGGAAAAGTAGAAAAATAGAGGAAGACTTTCTCTCTACGTTTAGATGGAGAGATTACTATATTGCCCATAAAGTGGAAGAAGTGAGTAAAGACGATGAATTGTATAAGACATATGGAACAGACAGGAAATTAAACCGGGCAGTCGCATTGGTGCTAAAGGAACTCGGACAAAACGAAATAGAGATATTATCTGAAGATCCCCTTATAAAGAATTATGCCATAGCAGATGATAAATTTTATTATATGTCGGATGCAAGAACCTTTATTATATATGACCTGATAACAAAAGAACAAAAAGAATATTCTTTATTAATGGAGTGTGACGGTGATTTTATTATTTTAGATGGTTATCTTTATTTAGATAGTCTGCTAAAATTAGATTTAAATACTGGAAAGCAAAGTGTAATATCACCCGTAAACGAAAATGAAAAAATATATGAGCTTTACACAGACGGAAAGCATCTGTTCGGTTTATGTGGACAAAGGGGAGGCATAGGAAACGGTGTTCTTCAATTGATAAAAATAGTAGAGGAGTCGGAGAAGGCTTTTGAAATTGAAAAAGAGAATGGGGCAAGCCTGGAGATGAACCGATTTCAGTTTCAAACTGTGCCTATGGGAAAGGAGTAAAACACATGAGGCAGTTTTGGGGAAAGGGCAGTTTAATTCTTCTAATTGCTCTGGTAATTGTTTCGGGGTGCAGCAGGAAAGAAGAGAAAGAAATGAAGCTTCCCATAAAAACAGATTTTCTAAGCTACTCCGAAGGAATGCCCAGTGCTTATACAGTAGATCAAAATGGACTGGTGTACACTGCCAGGGATACTTATAAGGAGAAAAACGAAGAATTTTCAGTAATCATTGAACGTTATGATCTGGAAGGAGATATTACAGCGTCATTTTCCCTGATCAATTCCCTCGGCAGCAGTGTAGAAGCCATGGCAGCAGTAGATAACAGCCTTTATCTGACGGCCCAGGAAAGCAGTACAGAAGGCAGTTTTTCTGTATTATATTCTTTGGATATGCTGACGGGGAAATTGGAAAAGTTGTGTGAACTACCTTTTCTGCAAGAAATTAAACAATTAATATATCTTGAACAGAGAGTTTATATTCTAAGCAATCGGTTGATCTACCTTTCTCTGTCAGATTTTAAGACCTATGAACTGGGAGTTGAACTTCCGGTCAGTATAGCTTTAAAAGAAGATAATTCTCTTATGATTCAGAACAGTACAAATAGCGGAGGTTATAGTCTGCTTAGCTATAATCCGAAAAAAGATTCATTGACAACTGTGGCAGAATATAAAACTGGAAAGTTTGTGAACTTTGCGGTGTGCGGTAAAGGGGAACAGATCATTTATGCCTATGATAAGAATCCAAGGGGACTGGTTCTGTCACCAGTAAATTCCCTTGAGGAGGAAGCGGAGCTTTATCCTGAGGCAGCAGTTTACAACAGCAATTTTGGAATTTATTATGTGAAAGGGCAGGTCTATTGTATTACAAAAAAACTAACTTTGGTCCGTTTTTCACTGGATGCATATCTACAAGGAGACCGGGTTCTTCGCTATATATCTGCCGGTTATCAGTCCGATGAGCCTTTTGGATGCGGTTACACCATGAAGCGTACAGAGCTAGAGGATGATAAATTTGCTTTGAAAGTACTGGCCCAGGACAAGGATTATGATCTGTGTCTGATGAATTCAGATAGTTACTTCAGTTATAACATTAGAGAAAATGGTATCTTCTATCCCCTCAATGAAGTTAAAGGAATCAATGAATATCTGAATGCTTGTTACCCCTATGTGAAGGAAGCTGCCACTGATGAAGACGGAAACATCTGGATGCTTCCTATTGGGGTGGATATTCCCGGATGGCTGGTTAATAAAAATAATCTTGAACAGGAAGATCTTGGATTAAAAAACAACATGACCTATGAGGAGTTTTACTGGGTCGTAAACAGTATGACAGGAGAACAGAAAAATAGGAGTTCTTATAATGCAATGGTAGTCTATATGAATTTCATTTCACAGAACTATCGCCAGTCAGCAGATCTGAACAGACCGGATTTTGCACGTACCATAAAACTGTTTCAGCAATATGATTCCACAATGCCGCAGACCATAAATGTCTTTGATATCAATGTACTTCAGGATAAAGTTTTATTTGCTTACATTAGACAGTCTGCCGACTATGAGAATTATTTACAGCAGTTTAAAAAGACGAAAGAACTGGCAGTATATAGTATGCCAAAGCAGCAAGCTGGGGATCCCAATACCGGCTCTTGTACTTTTCTTGCCGTAAATGCTGGCACCAGATATCCCAAGGAAGTACTATCTTATTTGGAAGAGCTGATAGCCTATATAAGTAGCAGAGAAACATCGCCTTTATATTTTAAAGGTCAGGAGAAGGAGACAAATGGACTTCGCAGTTCTCTTGAACAGCTGTATGAAAATGGTGAGATCGTATTTAATATTGATAGGGAGGTATATTCTGAGGGATTGTTCAAGACTATAGAACAAGGAGGCAGTCTAACAGATTATATATATGAAACTCAGAGAAAACTGGAGGTTTATTTTAAAGAATAAAGGGGTGAAATGATGAACAGCAGGAAAAAAATACTTGTAGTTACTGGAGTATTTTATCTTATAATGCTGGTTCTTACTCTAAGTGGAAGATCTGTGCATAATGCATTGCTACCTAAAGTTACCGTAACCAGCCTAGAATATGAAAAATTTCCTGTTTCTAATGATATTAAGAATGGGAAAAAACTGTCGGAGGAACAACAGAAGGGGAAGAAGAGCTTCGACCAGCCCCAGGAATTTGATTTGAAAATTGGAATACCTAAGAACATATATAAAAATAAGAAAGTCTATATTATAACCATAATGACTGTCAATGGAGAGGAGAGGACCCTGGCCAGAGAAGTACAGGAACTGATAACTGGGCGAGTTGGCGAGACCTGTTATGAAGTAGTGTCAGGGTTATCAGCCCTTGACCAGATTGTTGTGACAGGCCAGGAAGACTTGTTCGACGGAAGGGAAGTATATGTGGTGGAATAAGAAAAAGCAGAGAGATATTCTCCTGTCCCATGAACTTGGCAGATTGGACAAAGGGTTAGCGCCAGGCAGGAAAAAAAACAAAATCAGTTGGAATTTCCGCTGTATTCTGTGTCTGGTACCGAGTATATCTGGCAGCCTTTTATTTTTCTTTTGGCCTTACCTGCAGGTGCTTTATTATTCTGTAATAAGTGATCAGTTTCATAAACGACCGGTGGGGCTGAAGAATTATATAGATACTCTGGAAAATCCATATTTTCGGCTGGCCTTCTGGAACAGCTTGAAGTTGATAGGCTTTGGAGTGCCGGTCTTAATGTCTCTATCCATTGTTATAGCCATCCTGCTGGTATACCATTTGGAGAAAAAGAAAGTCGTAAGGGATGCCTTTATTTTTCCGATGCTGATTCCTACTGCAAGTATTGTATTGGTCTGGCAGGAGCTGTTTTCGTTCTCTGTTTCAGCATTGCCGGTCTACTTGCTTTTTGTATGGAAAAATATAGGAATCTGTGTTGTGTTGTTAACTGCCGCGCTGACTACGATTGAGAACAGTATATACGAAGCTGCCAGATTAGATGGTGCCGCAGGTGTGATGCTCTACCGTAAGATTACCATTCCTATAATA from Anaerocolumna sp. AGMB13020 encodes the following:
- a CDS encoding carbohydrate ABC transporter permease, whose amino-acid sequence is MWWNKKKQRDILLSHELGRLDKGLAPGRKKNKISWNFRCILCLVPSISGSLLFFFWPYLQVLYYSVISDQFHKRPVGLKNYIDTLENPYFRLAFWNSLKLIGFGVPVLMSLSIVIAILLVYHLEKKKVVRDAFIFPMLIPTASIVLVWQELFSFSVSALPVYLLFVWKNIGICVVLLTAALTTIENSIYEAARLDGAAGVMLYRKITIPIIMPALFFTSLLAIVNTFKIFKESYLYYGNKYPPDHSYTLQYFMNNNFLKFDYQALATGSILTSLLVLVIVVAGLQLQRRFQS